One genomic window of Stigmatopora nigra isolate UIUO_SnigA chromosome 13, RoL_Snig_1.1, whole genome shotgun sequence includes the following:
- the cdca4 gene encoding cell division cycle-associated protein 4 — protein MFPKGTKRKFFESSPAEEAAPSSPGDRSPAGSTQTPSPSYNLQRQSLLDMSLIKLQLCHMLVEPNLCRSVLIANTVRQIQEEMTQDGTWQIMTQALAAAQCPTDRLVATEVLCRQPDPSAAAGQSPKPYPLADGSDEGYRSEEADMEAGDVRKGVPSYLPTPFGGASSRWEEREDDGEEEEDESEGEDESPDGSPGDRLFGTFEIKQPPSPPPPDPALEELFSDVDPSYYELDTVLTGMQSAPKMGPFDLLESLSSHGSPPLSPGTSCRSDLNELDHIMEIIVGS, from the coding sequence ATGTTTCCAAAGGGCACCAAGCGCAAGTTCTTCGAGTCGTCGCCGGCGGAGGAGGCGGCGCCGAGCAGTCCTGGCGACCGAAGCCCGGCAGGCAGCACCCAGACGCCATCACCCTCATACAACCTCCAACGCCAGTCTCTTCTGGACATGTCGTTGATTAAACTGCAGCTGTGCCACATGCTGGTGGAGCCCAACTTGTGCCGCTCTGTGCTGATCGCCAACACGGTGCGACAAATCCAGGAGGAGATGACGCAGGACGGCACCTGGCAAATTATGACGCAGGCGCTGGCTGCCGCCCAGTGCCCCACTGACCGCCTGGTGGCCACCGAGGTACTGTGCCGGCAGCCGGACCCCTCAGCGGCAGCGGGGCAGAGTCCCAAGCCCTACCCTTTGGCGGACGGCTCCGACGAGGGCTACCGCTCTGAAGAGGCGGACATGGAAGCAGGGGACGTCCGCAAGGGCGTCCCCTCCTACCTGCCGACGCCCTTCGGCGGGGCATCCTCCCGCTGGGAGGAGCGTGAGGACGacggagaggaggaggaggacgagtcTGAGGGTGAGGACGAGAGCCCCGATGGGTCCCCCGGCGATCGTCTCTTCGGCACTTTCGAAATCAAGcagccgccgtcgccgcccccGCCGGACCCGGCACTGGAGGAGCTGTTCTCAGACGTGGACCCGTCCTACTACGAGCTGGACACGGTGCTGACGGGTATGCAGAGTGCCCCTAAGATGGGACCTTTCGACTTGCTGGAGAGCCTGTCCTCCCACGGGTCGCCGCCCCTGAGCCCTGGCACCAGCTGCCGCTCGGACCTCAACGAACTGGACCACATCATGGAGATAATCGTGGGCTCCTGA